ACGGTGGGAACATCGACCGGATCCAATACGACAAGAGGATCGACCCCTATACTGTGTTCTTCGAAGCCCGCTGCTCCGACGAAGAGTACCTGGCCATGAAGACAGAGCTGGATGCCATTGGCTACCTTCAGGGGCAAATGATGGTTCCCAGCTTTCTCAAGTTCCAGGTGATATTACCAAACAGCAGTGGCGCGTTGTTCGATTTTCTTAATTACACGACCGCCGCAAAGTGCAACATCGATCTATTGGACTTCGATGATCGCGGCAAACACCCGGAGCGTCTGACCGTTTCTCTGACGGTGGAGAAGGCCCAGATGGTGGACCATCTCCTGGAGGACCTCAAGTCCCGTTATCCGTTGGAGATATTGGAATATGATACCACTGGTCAGCACCTGGACGACACGGTGTTCTACATTCGCTTCGCCCAGGAGCTGCGGGGACTGCTCGGACATGCTGAAGATGCGTTCCTGTTGAGATTGCTGTCCGATATCAACCACGTTGCGCAGGAACTGATGAACATGGGCAAGGACCCCAAGCAGGTCTTCTCGGACGTCCTGCGTAGCGGGAAGGACCTGAAGATGACCAGTGGGAAGAGCTTTTACGCCGACCTGCAGGAGCTGGACCTGGAGGGAGCGAGATTGCTCTGTGTGCAGATGCCTTGCGGGGGTAACTCCTACCTGTTGTTGAAGGGGGCGGACGTGACCATAATCGATACCGGCTTCGGAATATACTTCCGTGATCTGGACCTGCTCATGGAAAGAGAGGGATGGGGCGGCATGGGCATGGTACGTCAGGCGTTCATAACCCACGGAGATGCCGATCACTCCGGTTCTGCCGGACTGTTGAACGCGGAGGTCTGGATGCATCCTGATACGGTGGAAGTGATACGACAGTCCAACCGAGCCTATGGTTCGGAGAGCGAAGGGTCCGTACTGGCTGAGATCTACACCAAACTGATCAATCTCTTCTCCGCTTTCTCCGTGAACGAAGAGCCTAGGACGTTCCACACCGAAGCATTAGGAAAAAGGGGCGACTTCACCATATTGGCCAGAACGGATGTGGCTGGCATGGGATGCGAGGTCCTCGAAGGGTTCGGCGGACATACACAGGGCCAGGTGTTCTATTTCCTTCCCACCCAGCTCGTAATTTTCACCGGTGATA
Above is a genomic segment from Methanomassiliicoccales archaeon containing:
- a CDS encoding MBL fold metallo-hydrolase yields the protein MPDEPGALHRAAEIVKRHGGNIDRIQYDKRIDPYTVFFEARCSDEEYLAMKTELDAIGYLQGQMMVPSFLKFQVILPNSSGALFDFLNYTTAAKCNIDLLDFDDRGKHPERLTVSLTVEKAQMVDHLLEDLKSRYPLEILEYDTTGQHLDDTVFYIRFAQELRGLLGHAEDAFLLRLLSDINHVAQELMNMGKDPKQVFSDVLRSGKDLKMTSGKSFYADLQELDLEGARLLCVQMPCGGNSYLLLKGADVTIIDTGFGIYFRDLDLLMEREGWGGMGMVRQAFITHGDADHSGSAGLLNAEVWMHPDTVEVIRQSNRAYGSESEGSVLAEIYTKLINLFSAFSVNEEPRTFHTEALGKRGDFTILARTDVAGMGCEVLEGFGGHTQGQVFYFLPTQLVIFTGDSLINFDSLTEERKEFATLAKNLMTTVNVDSVKASKERKGLLRLIDEVESARNDGRKCLVCSGHGAISVLENGRLVQHGNVRRYTSE